From Deferrisoma camini S3R1, the proteins below share one genomic window:
- a CDS encoding Uma2 family endonuclease, with protein sequence MTPEPARRLFTVDEFHRMAEAGILGEDDRVELIEGELIEMTPIGSRHAACVKRILHTLAPHSGNPWLLSVQDPIALDPRTELQPDIALLKPRPDYYASAHPRPRDVVLIIEVADTSAAADREVKLPLYAKAGIPEVWLVDLPGGVIEVYRDPGETAYRTAQTLHPGDPTLPIPGTSLRLAPEQVLCA encoded by the coding sequence ATGACACCCGAGCCTGCCCGGCGGCTGTTCACCGTCGACGAGTTCCACCGCATGGCCGAGGCCGGCATTCTCGGCGAGGACGACCGGGTCGAGTTGATCGAGGGGGAACTGATCGAGATGACGCCCATCGGAAGCCGGCACGCCGCCTGTGTCAAACGTATCCTTCACACGCTGGCGCCGCACAGCGGCAATCCATGGCTTTTGAGCGTGCAAGACCCCATCGCCCTGGACCCTCGCACCGAGCTCCAGCCCGACATCGCCCTTTTGAAGCCCCGGCCCGACTACTACGCCTCGGCCCACCCCAGGCCCCGGGACGTGGTTCTGATCATAGAGGTGGCCGACACCTCGGCGGCAGCGGACCGGGAGGTCAAGCTGCCCCTCTATGCCAAGGCCGGCATTCCCGAGGTGTGGCTCGTGGACCTCCCGGGGGGCGTTATCGAGGTGTACCGAGACCCCGGAGAAACCGCCTACCGGACCGCCCAGACCCTGCACCCCGGCGACCCGACCCTTCCCATCCCGGGAACGAGCCTACGCCTCGCCCCGGAACAGGTCCTTTGCGCGTGA